From the Manis pentadactyla isolate mManPen7 chromosome 15, mManPen7.hap1, whole genome shotgun sequence genome, the window CCCCCTCACTTCCTCTCGGATGGTTATGTGAAGCATCTGGGAAGTTGACAGCTGCTGCCTTCCACCCCCAGGAGGGTGGTGAGGTAATCCCCATACATAGTCTGGCAAGTGCCTCAGGGTGAACAGGGCTCTGTGCCGAGGAGAGTACGTTACTGTATTTCTTGGGACTTCCAGGAGCACGTCACTGATGTCCTGgcaccacagacagatgaaaagttAACTGGGATTTCTTGCCTCCACAAAAGCATCTTTCATCCCACAAACGACTCCAGATCGGAGGGAAGATTTCACTATACAGCGGCAAGACAAGGGGCTCTGTTGAAGTCCTTGCCTGTTTCTGAGCATTCCTACTGTAATCCTGAAGCCTCTGGGGACAGGCACACGAATCTGACAATGGGAACACTAATATGTTTAGGGATAGAGAAACGGGACAACACCCAGACGGGACTGGGGCTGGCCCTGGAGGAGCAGGCACCGTCGCGGGGCTGATGGGTGCTCTGTGATGCTGACCCAATGGTGACTCCGAGGGGAGTGGGCACGCACGGGAGAGGCGGCTGCAGTCCGGCTGCTAGCAGGAAGGAGGGCAGGGTCATCCTGATGAGTGCCTAAGTGCAGGCACTCGACCCTGTGAGGGGTAACAACTCAGTGTGCTGTGTAGGCAGCCGTGGAGCAGCTTTCCATCCACGCTTCCAcctcctgcagcccctgcccacccctgcccttCCCGAGATCTGGTCACGTGCTCTGGAGGTGAAGGACCAAGAGAACAATGCTTCTTGCCACTGAACTTCTCAGAAGGCAACAACAGTCAGGACGAATTCAGTGCTGTGTTTTTACCTCTAATAAAGTCAAAATGGCCGGTGCCCACAATTCTGGCCTCATCCCTGGGGAAGGGAACCAAATCCAGAGGGAGCATCTGGGGAGAGCACAATATCCAGGATagccttttgttcttttttgactTTGAGTTTCTATTACATAAATATTACCTTTCAAAAAAACATCATTTGTTAGTACAAAACCCAgaatacaaatgaacaaaataaccaCTCTCTCCAGATGTACTAGTTCTTCTGTATCCTTCAGGATTGTCAGGTAGATCTATGCTCTTCTCTGACCCCAGGTTGCTTTCTCCCCTGAAATGTTACACATGGTGAAGTTACATCATATAGTGTTTTAAGTTTTGTAAATTTAACTACTTGTGCCAGGGTCATTCCACCACCAAGTGTATGCCTGAGGATAAGTATGAGTGGGAAGAAAAGTGATAGGTTTCTCTTCTCTCATGTGATTCCTGTGTTTAAAGAAATATGTTTCCTGTACGTCCCTAAATTCAAGACGAGTACTTCATCTAGGGCTCAAATAAGGAAATGGTGCTCTGTTCCAAAGCTGAGGGGCACGAGATGTGCTGACTGCTAAGAAAGTGCATGTAGGCTCCAATATGACACTATCCCAAGGTGTCTTAAGAGTAATCTGGACCACACGCAGTCATCTAAGCTCAACTTGGGACCCAGCCCCTAGTGAGACAGTTCTACTGGTCATACACTgttcatatctttttccatttagTGTACCTTGATGTCATTCCAAATCAGTATTCAAAGATCTGTCTTATTCTCTAAATGCTTACTGAAAGCTATTTCACAACATAAATGTATGGGATATTCTCTGGAAAGAGTTCCAATTTCATATCACAAAGGAAAGAGAAACGCCACCATTAAAAAAGACACAAACTAAGAACAAATTTACAAACCAAGACtgtaaaattttattcatttccagATCATGAGTATTACACAGCATATACACATATTTTGATGACATATAAAACAAAGAGCAAACTATAGGAAGAAATATTGGTCTGAAACTGCCTTATGAGAGACATCTTCAATTCTGAAAGTTCGGGGTAAACGTGTCTCCCCACATGCTGGGGCAGGCAGCAGGATAAACTCCAGCACTCACACATCAAAGGGCACGTAGCCCCCACTGTACCTACAATGCGACTGTGGCACGGTCACCGGTGTCCACGTAAAGGGACCACATAGTAGATAAAAGCAGCACAGCACAGCAAactaacataaatatttattttttgcattgtcCTCCagataatttccttttaaaactaaGAGTCAGGCCCAGGGTCTATCCCTTGAGTTGCACTCCAGTTATTGCtagagggaggggaaaaaaaacaaacagaaaagaggcATCAGTTTAAGTTATTAGAAAACAGATGTCAGGGCCACTGAGCCCCTACCTCTGATGATACTTGAAGGGACACTGGGCTGTGGGGAAATGCATACGTGTCAGCAGCAGGAAGGCATGTAAGCACCCAGCACTGCGGCAGAGGGGACTGCTGAGCTGATGGTAATTTGGGGCTGACAGAGATGGAAGACACTCAGGAGAGCCTGTGAGCAGGAAGCAGCAGGATGCCCTCAGAAGGGGCAGAGGAAAAGGCACTCCCTACTCCACATCCACAGACAGGCTCTGCAGCTGAACTCTCAGAACAGAACGCGTTCCAGCGACGCCGCTCCCCCACCTCACTGTCTGAGGAAGGCCAGCTTACCTTTGCCTTGTTCTGAACTGGAAGATACAGTTTGAACTCTGCTGGCAGTTCATCTTCTGAGTAGAGTCTGTCTGAGAAGTAAACCCGTCGGATGCGACAGTTTGCGTGGATCTGTGGGTGCAAGACTTATTTTAGGAGGCAAAACATGAttgtttttcctctcttcctAGAGACCCTTCTCACAATGCTATCAAAGCTTCAGATCTTTGGAATTTCCTCGGCTTAGCTTAGGGGTATTTTCTGGCAAGAGGGAGATTTTGCTTCTTATATTCTCCCACCATATCTGAGCAGACTCCTGAATATGTCCTGGACCAATTTGAGGCCAAAACCCCCTGGACAGTGACTTGGGAACTTCAGCCAGAAATCCACACTGTCCCATCACATGGGCCACAAGCCAGTAACAGGCAAAGCACATCTTCCTCCCATCTGGAAAGGAGCCAGTACCTGCACTCTTAGGGTCTCAATGTAATTTGTGCCATATGCCCGCCGAGTGAAGTCTGACAGGTTGAACTGAATCTGGTTCCAGCCATCGTCCAGCCGCATGGGCATGGTGCAGATGAATGGCTTCACCCGGGTGGTGCTCTGGTAGTTGCTTGCCCGAAACCGCCGACGCACATTTTTGTCATCTAGTACCTATGAAATATAGAAAAAGAGTCACATTAACTCCATCTTAGAAGAAGCAAGCAACCTTAGGAAAACAAAGATCCGAATTCCCACAGCCCAGTTTCCCAAGGCTGAGACCCAAGGGAGAATAAACAGACCAGATACACTGGATGCAGATGGCCCGGAAGTAGCAAGTTTATGTCGTCTGTTGCCAAGACAAAACCAACTGCTTATGACATAAGACACACTCTATGGTCAGGTTCTCAGACCATAGAATGATTTCATAAACATTCTTCCATTTGAAAAATCGAAAATACTAGAATAGAGACCAACAATAACCCAGTAACAAATAGTTACTCCCCAAAGGGACACTATTCTCACCCTCAAGCTTTGAAATCTGGTACCAACTGATTATTTTCTAGATGCTCACGGCTCCTTTAAAAACTTGGCATTCAATTTTGATTACTAGAACCAAATTTATATCACAATACTAATGGCTGCATTAAGTATACAGCAGAGACAGGGAAGAATATATACAGAAGGATAAAGATACTTTCCTAGGGCTACCTTTCTCCTCTAAGTTGACAGGATACCTTTTTGGTAAAACTAAGGGCATACAAATTCATAAGCACATATTTACCTGTACCTCGAAGGTAAAATATTTCTTCAGGTTTTTGATAATCATGACAAGGAAGGGAAGTTTAATTCCCAATGTCTTCTTTGGGTCTGCAGGACATGTGATATATGTAGTGCTGTAGAGAGAAGAAATACCAATAAACACAATacctattttttcctttgtggtgTAAACAGCAAACACACTTAGTCCAAGAGGCTACACTGGCAGGCAGATCTAAAAGATCCAGATACATCATCCAATGATTCCCTCAACTCTTAAGTCAGCTGATGCTTTACAAAATGCTGGACTAGGAAACAAAGCCATACCAGTTGCTCTGGGAAAGTTCCTTCAGTGAAAGAAGATTCAATTGTGATCCAAGAGAACCACCAAAGGACAGAAAACCAAAACTAAGAGCACTGTGGGACTGAAACCACACTGGCCACCCACTGCATGATCCGTGCAACACCGACTCCCCCCAccttaattaaatattaatcataatagctaatatttacatagcacttactatgtgctacgCAGGTTTTAAAGTGTTCTTTCTACACACATTCACTTGCTTAATCTTCACCATGACCCCGCCCAGCCCATGTACtgttattatccctgttttatagatgaggaagccaAGGGTAAGTAAGTTGCCCAGGGTAAGCGCTGAGGAGCACAGCTGGATGCACACCCGGCAGGCTGACTGCGTCTGTGCTAGTCACCTCTCTGCAGTGACCAGTGCTGCCCTGGCAGAGAGTATCTTTGGGGGGACAGAGCGGTAACCTACCTGACATTTGTCCCTTCAATCTCTAGCACCAGGGACTGAATATCATTATCAGTGATTCTTTTGATGTGGCCATTCCGCACCTACAAGGAAGAAAATTGAACTGGTTAGTACTGAAATACTTGGCAACAACTTTGTCAAGATTTCGGAGGCTGAATGGGACCATTTAAAGAAAACCAAACCCACAAGTTTATCATAGATGTGACAGCATGTTGAAGCTACAGGTAAGTGAGCCACGCCATTCCCTCTGTACACGGTCCCATCAGCCACCACAGGAACTGCAGGTAGCTGGGCAATCTGTAAAGCAGGATAGATTTCTTCCCAAAGAAATCAACTGAATTCAGATTCAGCTAACATTTACTGGGTGCCTGCTATGCACTAGGAACATGCATTCTCTCACTTAATCCTAACCACAACAGAAATCACAAGGTAGGCGGTAAAAAAATgtttccactttacagatgtggGCATTGACCCCTGGGGAGTACCTATGACAAATCCCAGGAGAGTCAGGATTAACCACCAGCTCCCCACTGCTCCCTACTTCTCTGACCAGAAAGGCCAAATGCTGCGTACCACTGAAAAGGAGGCTGGCAGTCAAAAATGAAAGCATTACTCCTCCAGCCTTACTCCTACTTCGTGTCCCTTCTTTCCCCTAAGTATCCACTTTCTCAAGTACAAATTCAAGTCCCACCTGTGCCACACAGAAGCCTTCTTTAACATTTTCAGCTCACACTGGTCTCTCTTCTCTCTGATGTCTTTCTGGTTCATGTAACCTAGACTACATAATTTAGTCCTTCATCCTACATTTGTTCTCTATTGTTCATTACATACGTAAAGAGGTATATGATGGGGAAGAATTCAATATGGATCTGTGCTctcaaaatatttaggaaaacatGATTATCTTCAAATGTTAAACTCTTACGCACCTAATGTGGACAGAGTAGAGATATGCAAAGCACTTTTGAGGCACGGCTGGACTGTTGAAAAAGATCAACCAGGCTGAGGACAGAATGCATCAGAGAGACAAGCATGTGGTCTTTTTCTACAACAAGAATAGTGAAAATGGCTACATTGAGCTGCCGTAGTCAAGGACTCAACCATTCGGCTTGCCATTAGACTTGCATACACGGAGAGAACACAGTGTCAAGCCTGTGTCGTAGCTGTATTTTCCCAACATAGATTATTAACAATATGGCATTCTGTTTTCAGACACCAGTCTCTGTGAGCTGTTGCTGTGACTGATCCACTTGTGGTATGCTTGGCGTTCCCCAGGTGACACCTGACAATACCGCCCATCCTTTTCTGCAAGATGCGACTGAACCTGTCTCCTCAAAAACCCAAGCGTAGGTAGGGATCTAGTATTAAGCAT encodes:
- the CFAP20 gene encoding cilia- and flagella-associated protein 20; translation: MFKNTFQSGFLSILYSIGSKPLQIWDKKVRNGHIKRITDNDIQSLVLEIEGTNVSTTYITCPADPKKTLGIKLPFLVMIIKNLKKYFTFEVQVLDDKNVRRRFRASNYQSTTRVKPFICTMPMRLDDGWNQIQFNLSDFTRRAYGTNYIETLRVQIHANCRIRRVYFSDRLYSEDELPAEFKLYLPVQNKAKQ